One Desulfitibacter alkalitolerans DSM 16504 genomic window carries:
- a CDS encoding histidine kinase, whose product MNQAIRNKINQIFDLEILDEQHYEWGDLYWLQLDSNGLKTQPTLSFATVFPGKEQEIHTHAGYVEILHGIEGESIHIINGKELVLTKGKLGYVPDGAQHYLINKSDKPSQFLSIVYPALPAPLNEMETIDGLELYDIDQLVNLNTIADKFAQSVKLAVTLVDSNGVFLAEPKSFPDFCSLCIKQKTGNCVLCTEKGEKKGKELVVFKCKFKVYSIQSPIIINNRLLGYLGCGYGRVETPADADELLLKNSFSGRDYPLAHKAYVNLGIINRNHLKSVAETLSLVGASLVQMIIDSARSKQISAYKLSLVKEEQRKAELESSLNEARLKFLESQVNPHFLFNTLNTIAQTSFMEGAATASNLTYALSNLLRRSLGKTQSLISIEEEIEQINDYLLIQKTRFPRKFTVRMDIKEEVLSTKVPNMTLMVLVENAILHGFSNIRWHGMLEINGYMRNNRVVIDVIDNGAGVKDEVINEVRELTGNSFNPISPMKGIGLKNIYKRLEYYYGEKFSFCLERLNKGGTKATIELPAETAIENT is encoded by the coding sequence ATGGCCTAAAAACCCAGCCAACTCTTTCTTTTGCAACTGTATTTCCAGGTAAAGAGCAGGAAATTCACACCCATGCTGGTTATGTGGAAATACTGCATGGTATAGAAGGGGAAAGTATTCATATAATCAATGGAAAAGAGCTAGTTCTTACAAAAGGGAAGCTCGGCTATGTTCCTGATGGTGCCCAACATTACCTTATTAATAAATCAGATAAACCATCCCAGTTTTTAAGTATAGTTTATCCTGCCCTGCCGGCACCATTGAATGAGATGGAAACAATAGATGGCCTGGAATTATATGATATAGATCAATTAGTTAACCTTAATACAATAGCTGATAAATTTGCCCAGAGCGTTAAACTAGCTGTTACTTTGGTGGACAGCAATGGCGTTTTTTTAGCTGAACCAAAAAGCTTTCCTGATTTTTGTTCTCTTTGTATAAAGCAGAAAACGGGTAATTGTGTTCTCTGTACGGAAAAGGGTGAAAAAAAGGGTAAAGAGCTGGTAGTATTTAAATGTAAATTTAAAGTATATTCAATACAATCACCTATTATAATCAATAACAGGTTGCTGGGCTACCTGGGATGTGGTTATGGCAGGGTAGAGACGCCTGCAGATGCTGATGAACTATTGCTCAAAAACTCCTTTTCCGGAAGAGATTATCCTTTAGCCCATAAGGCTTATGTAAATCTAGGCATTATTAACAGGAACCACTTGAAATCTGTCGCAGAAACCCTTTCACTAGTTGGAGCATCTCTTGTGCAGATGATTATAGATTCGGCCAGAAGCAAGCAAATTAGTGCTTATAAGCTCAGCCTGGTAAAAGAAGAGCAGAGAAAAGCGGAACTTGAAAGTTCATTAAACGAGGCCAGGCTAAAATTTCTAGAATCCCAGGTTAACCCTCATTTCCTGTTTAATACGTTAAATACAATTGCTCAAACCTCTTTTATGGAAGGTGCTGCAACTGCATCAAATCTTACCTATGCCTTGTCTAATCTTTTAAGAAGGAGCCTGGGTAAAACACAATCTCTTATTTCAATAGAAGAAGAGATAGAGCAAATAAATGACTATTTACTGATACAAAAGACAAGATTTCCAAGGAAGTTTACCGTTAGAATGGATATCAAAGAAGAAGTTTTATCTACAAAGGTTCCAAATATGACCTTGATGGTTCTAGTTGAAAATGCTATTTTGCATGGATTTTCCAATATTAGGTGGCACGGCATGCTTGAAATCAATGGATATATGAGGAACAACAGGGTTGTTATAGATGTTATTGATAATGGAGCAGGCGTTAAAGACGAAGTGATAAATGAGGTAAGGGAGTTAACAGGTAATAGCTTTAACCCCATATCACCAATGAAGGGAATTGGCTTAAAAAATATTTACAAGCGGCTTGAATACTATTATGGAGAAAAATTCAGTTTCTGTCTTGAAAGATTAAATAAGGGCGGAACCAAAGCAACTATAGAACTGCCAGCTGAAACGGCTATAGAGAACACGTAA